The following are encoded in a window of Nitrospirota bacterium genomic DNA:
- the cbiB gene encoding adenosylcobinamide-phosphate synthase CbiB, translating to MTGGELAAACIVDAAVGDPRWFPHPVRWMGIIVNGCDRFVHRLLLSPSKQRMAGILLAAALPTGFYVAGALLIWLGEAIDLLLGSVVTVLLAWTTLAARDLMDHVLSVQMALQSRSLPEARSAVAQIVGRDTEEMAESDIVRATVETIAESTADGIVAPLFYLVIGGAPLALAYKAINTLDSMIGHLDDRYRWFGWASARLDDVANFIPARITALLMVLSAGILSRSWPVMQSAWRILLRDGGQHPSPNSGRPEAAMAGALGVQLGGVNRYDGLSHERPCLGDPVQPLTQAHIGRALTLMLWTSLIGLVLGLGSLFMVKG from the coding sequence ATGACCGGAGGCGAATTGGCGGCGGCTTGCATCGTCGACGCGGCGGTCGGAGACCCTCGCTGGTTTCCGCACCCGGTGCGATGGATGGGAATCATCGTCAATGGGTGTGACCGGTTTGTCCATCGACTCCTCCTCTCTCCCTCCAAACAACGGATGGCAGGTATTCTGCTGGCTGCTGCATTACCAACCGGATTTTATGTAGCCGGAGCATTGCTTATTTGGTTGGGCGAGGCGATCGATCTTCTGTTGGGTAGCGTTGTCACCGTCCTCTTGGCCTGGACCACGCTTGCGGCTCGCGATCTCATGGACCATGTCCTTTCCGTACAAATGGCACTCCAATCCCGTTCTTTACCGGAGGCTCGATCGGCCGTTGCTCAGATCGTCGGCCGCGATACGGAGGAGATGGCGGAATCTGATATCGTTCGTGCGACGGTGGAAACGATTGCGGAAAGCACGGCTGACGGCATCGTCGCGCCGTTGTTCTATCTGGTTATCGGGGGCGCACCCTTGGCGCTGGCCTATAAGGCGATCAATACCTTGGACTCGATGATCGGCCATTTGGACGATCGATACCGGTGGTTCGGCTGGGCATCGGCTCGATTGGACGACGTCGCAAATTTTATTCCGGCTCGTATCACCGCACTCTTGATGGTGTTGTCTGCGGGAATCCTGTCTCGATCATGGCCCGTGATGCAGAGTGCCTGGCGGATTTTATTGCGTGACGGAGGACAGCATCCAAGCCCGAACAGTGGACGGCCAGAAGCCGCAATGGCTGGGGCGCTCGGGGTGCAACTGGGCGGTGTCAACCGCTATGACGGTCTTTCTCATGAACGGCCTTGCCTCGGCGATCCGGTTCAGCCTTTGACGCAGGCTCACATCGGCAGGGCGTTGACCCTCATGCTCTGGACCAGTCTTATTGGACTGGTATTGGGCCTCGGATCGCTATTCATGGTGAAGGGATGA
- the cobD gene encoding threonine-phosphate decarboxylase CobD, with protein MTQPIHGGNVYKVAREQHISVGRILDFSASINPLGPPATGLRAIRAALKQIVHYPDPDCWQLTQELAQQCAVDPDMILVGNGSAELIHLLPRALRMTSALVMGPTFEEYAHALMDAGSSIRYVHAAPEEQFSPPLNETLRLFSSKRSRFDAVFLCNPNNPTGQVLNRLAVRELAETVERQQGWLIVDEAFIDYCPAQSVMPMLHEYPRMMVLRSLTKFYAMPGLRIGYLVGASKVVERVKDRQPPWSVNSLAQEVSRAVLRDHAYATRSRTFMKSERTQLMRGLRHLSGLCCYPSAANFVLIKLPVSTCAAEVTARLAAERILVRDCSTMPGLTSQMIRVAVKTKKDNRRLLAALDDCVGKHKP; from the coding sequence ATGACGCAACCCATTCACGGTGGGAATGTTTACAAGGTCGCCCGAGAACAACACATTTCTGTTGGCCGCATTCTGGATTTCAGCGCCAGCATCAATCCGTTGGGGCCTCCCGCCACAGGACTTCGCGCCATTCGCGCGGCGCTCAAGCAGATCGTGCATTATCCGGATCCCGATTGTTGGCAGCTCACGCAAGAACTGGCGCAACAATGCGCGGTCGATCCGGACATGATTCTCGTCGGCAACGGTTCAGCCGAATTGATCCATCTGCTGCCACGAGCACTTAGAATGACGTCTGCGCTTGTGATGGGTCCCACGTTCGAGGAATATGCGCATGCACTGATGGACGCAGGCAGTTCGATCCGGTACGTTCACGCTGCACCGGAAGAGCAATTTTCCCCTCCATTGAACGAAACGCTGCGGCTGTTTTCTAGTAAACGGTCCAGATTCGACGCTGTCTTCCTGTGCAATCCCAATAATCCGACCGGTCAGGTGCTCAACCGGCTGGCTGTGCGGGAGCTTGCCGAAACCGTCGAGCGGCAGCAGGGTTGGCTGATCGTGGATGAGGCCTTCATCGATTATTGTCCGGCCCAGTCTGTCATGCCGATGTTGCACGAGTATCCGCGCATGATGGTGCTACGCAGTCTGACGAAGTTCTATGCCATGCCGGGGCTGCGCATCGGCTATCTGGTTGGCGCGAGCAAAGTCGTGGAACGGGTGAAAGACCGTCAGCCTCCCTGGTCGGTTAATTCACTGGCCCAAGAGGTCTCCCGTGCTGTGTTGCGCGACCATGCCTATGCAACAAGAAGCCGCACATTTATGAAGAGCGAACGGACGCAGCTCATGCGCGGGCTTCGTCACCTATCCGGCCTCTGTTGCTATCCGTCTGCCGCGAATTTTGTGTTGATCAAACTTCCCGTCTCAACCTGTGCCGCTGAGGTGACGGCACGGTTGGCTGCTGAGAGGATTCTGGTTCGAGACTGTTCGACGATGCCAGGCCTCACATCTCAGATGATCCGAGTTGCGGTTAAGACTAAGAAGGACAATCGGCGATTGCTGGCAGCCCTTGACGATTGCGTGGGGAAACACAAGCCATGA
- a CDS encoding response regulator, producing the protein MSKIVVVDDSYAELQLIEGCLKAANYTVVSFPNTEKLEDKVASEKPDLIVMDVVMPGRNGFQACRDLKGDERCKNVPIILCTSKGNESDKFWGQQQGANGHIVKPFKNEELLAAIKRVMG; encoded by the coding sequence ATGAGCAAGATTGTCGTGGTCGATGATTCGTACGCCGAGCTGCAGTTGATCGAAGGATGCCTCAAGGCGGCCAACTACACCGTGGTGTCCTTCCCGAATACCGAGAAGCTCGAAGACAAAGTGGCCAGCGAAAAGCCTGATCTCATCGTGATGGACGTCGTGATGCCGGGCCGCAACGGGTTCCAAGCCTGTCGAGATTTAAAGGGCGATGAGCGGTGCAAGAATGTCCCGATCATTCTCTGCACCTCGAAAGGCAATGAGAGCGATAAATTCTGGGGGCAGCAGCAAGGGGCGAACGGCCACATTGTGAAGCCATTCAAAAACGAAGAGCTGCTTGCGGCCATTAAGCGAGTGATGGGCTAA
- the cobS gene encoding adenosylcobinamide-GDP ribazoletransferase, which yields MTSVLRTFLFAWQFLTAVPLSRSTHDAKPEELAASMSWYPFVGLLLGALLVTADLFLSKVFSIQITSVVLMLLLIGITRGLHQDGLADMVDGLAGGRTAQFRLAIMRDGRVGAIGATGLFLALGLRFAGLNAMPASEHLALLLGMPVVGRWAMVMGAYHVTSARSEGGLAQPFLTYLSWQHLCVATVTAGIVLTMLLGPWVGLGCLLIGTVLVRLSTAWFHRMFGGVTGDLLGATNEVAEILFLVIVPVVYFR from the coding sequence ATGACCTCCGTGCTGCGAACATTTCTGTTCGCCTGGCAGTTCCTCACGGCTGTTCCGCTCAGTCGTTCGACGCACGATGCCAAGCCGGAGGAGTTGGCTGCTTCCATGAGTTGGTATCCCTTTGTGGGGCTACTTCTTGGCGCGCTGTTAGTCACGGCAGATCTGTTCCTCTCGAAAGTCTTCTCCATCCAAATCACAAGTGTGGTCCTGATGCTTCTCCTGATCGGAATCACGCGTGGGCTCCACCAGGATGGTCTGGCCGATATGGTGGACGGTCTGGCGGGTGGCCGGACCGCTCAGTTTCGATTGGCAATTATGCGGGATGGGCGGGTCGGCGCAATCGGAGCCACGGGATTATTTCTCGCACTTGGTCTGCGGTTTGCCGGGCTCAATGCCATGCCGGCTAGCGAGCATCTCGCGTTGTTGCTTGGCATGCCGGTGGTCGGACGCTGGGCCATGGTCATGGGGGCATATCACGTGACCTCTGCACGGTCGGAAGGGGGATTGGCCCAACCGTTCCTTACATATCTGTCCTGGCAACACCTGTGCGTTGCAACCGTCACGGCAGGGATTGTCTTGACGATGTTGCTGGGACCCTGGGTGGGTTTGGGCTGTCTCCTGATTGGTACGGTGCTCGTACGCCTGTCTACGGCCTGGTTCCATCGCATGTTCGGTGGCGTGACAGGTGACTTACTCGGGGCCACGAATGAAGTGGCAGAGATTCTCTTTCTCGTGATCGTGCCCGTGGTGTATTTCCGATGA
- a CDS encoding cobyric acid synthase produces the protein MTASRVPGKKAIAILGTGSDVGKTLIVAGICRLLSRRGVRVAPFKAQNMALNSFVTLDGGEIGRAQALQAQACGIEPTVDMNPILLKPESDSRSQVVVRGKVYEALNARAYYERKETLFTIVRDCYARLADEYECIVVEGAGSAAEINLRDRDMVNWPVVELADAAVVLVADIDRGGVFAQIIGTLELLAPHERARVCGVIVNRFRGDRRLFDDGVRMLEARTGLPVLGVVPYLRDLRLDQEDSLDLVRSRSVQFTPNLINVAVVLLPRMSNFTDFNALAAEKDVALRFAASPEDLQGADVVMLPGSKNTLEDLAYLVKAGFPGILESHVREGGELLGICGGYQMLGQEISDPKGLEGGGTAPGFAFLDVKTELDAPKICRQVHASSLLHGVAPHSPIRGYEIHMGRTSRGAVTPCFQIEVGEAWSGQAVSDEGAASENGRVWGTSIHGLFDQPEFRRSWLNRSRGRKGLTPISPRESELVTTQLRAELDRWADHLQEHLNMNLVYAALAVP, from the coding sequence ATGACGGCTTCGAGGGTGCCAGGCAAAAAAGCCATTGCCATTCTTGGTACCGGCTCCGATGTGGGCAAGACCCTCATCGTCGCAGGGATCTGCCGACTCTTATCACGAAGAGGCGTGCGGGTCGCGCCGTTCAAGGCGCAGAACATGGCGCTGAATTCGTTCGTCACGCTCGATGGGGGAGAGATCGGGCGTGCGCAGGCACTGCAAGCTCAAGCCTGTGGGATCGAGCCGACCGTGGACATGAATCCGATTTTGCTCAAGCCCGAGTCGGATTCCCGATCTCAGGTTGTGGTGAGAGGCAAGGTCTACGAGGCGTTGAATGCGCGTGCCTACTATGAGCGGAAAGAGACCCTCTTCACGATCGTTCGCGACTGTTATGCGCGGCTGGCTGACGAGTATGAGTGCATTGTCGTTGAAGGAGCAGGGAGCGCCGCGGAAATTAATCTTCGGGATCGAGACATGGTGAACTGGCCTGTGGTCGAGTTGGCCGATGCGGCGGTCGTCTTGGTGGCGGATATCGATCGTGGAGGAGTATTTGCACAGATCATCGGGACACTCGAATTATTAGCGCCTCACGAACGTGCGCGCGTATGCGGCGTGATTGTGAATAGGTTCCGCGGCGATCGTCGGCTGTTTGACGATGGCGTCCGTATGCTTGAGGCCCGTACAGGCCTGCCGGTGTTGGGTGTCGTGCCCTATCTGCGCGATCTTCGATTAGATCAAGAGGATAGTCTCGATCTCGTTCGTTCCCGGTCTGTTCAATTCACCCCCAATCTCATCAATGTGGCGGTGGTCCTGCTTCCCCGCATGAGCAACTTCACGGACTTTAATGCGTTGGCGGCTGAGAAGGATGTGGCACTTCGGTTTGCCGCGTCGCCTGAAGATCTGCAAGGGGCTGACGTGGTGATGCTTCCAGGAAGCAAAAATACGCTGGAAGATCTCGCGTATCTTGTGAAGGCAGGATTTCCTGGCATCTTGGAGTCTCACGTTCGCGAAGGGGGAGAACTCCTCGGGATTTGTGGCGGATATCAGATGCTGGGGCAGGAGATCTCCGACCCAAAGGGATTGGAGGGGGGAGGCACCGCACCGGGGTTTGCGTTTCTCGATGTCAAGACGGAGCTCGATGCGCCAAAGATCTGCAGGCAAGTCCATGCGTCGTCGCTGCTTCATGGCGTTGCGCCGCATTCACCGATCCGTGGTTATGAAATCCATATGGGACGCACCAGCCGAGGAGCCGTCACGCCCTGTTTTCAAATCGAGGTTGGTGAAGCCTGGTCCGGTCAGGCTGTGAGTGATGAAGGCGCGGCCAGTGAGAATGGTCGAGTCTGGGGCACCAGCATTCATGGCCTGTTCGATCAACCTGAGTTTCGTCGGAGTTGGCTAAACCGCTCGCGAGGCCGAAAGGGCCTCACTCCTATTTCGCCGCGTGAGTCTGAACTCGTGACGACACAACTTCGTGCTGAGCTGGACCGCTGGGCAGACCACCTTCAAGAGCACCTGAATATGAATCTGGTCTATGCTGCGTTAGCCGTACCGTAG
- a CDS encoding DUF3365 domain-containing protein yields MIQTRLSWRMVSGVTVAALALYASPVMAGNEAEVAEHLIELVKIGRGVLSEQMKNINDPAKADKGFTGDYMSSQVVERFKKSTKLDLRIPNVVPQANLYLALVQAEKEVVDEAQPIINKPGISFKGFIPAVFARRVGEQFYKKSGVRMKLTGIDYRNANNKPDDFESEVLRMFNDPRHPKGQSYVRNTMVDGKPVLRMMDPEYAGPTCLGCHGSPKGERDVTGMKKEGWKEGELAGAISVVLPLK; encoded by the coding sequence ATGATACAGACACGTTTGAGCTGGCGAATGGTAAGCGGGGTGACTGTGGCGGCCCTGGCACTCTATGCGAGTCCGGTCATGGCTGGGAATGAAGCGGAAGTGGCAGAGCACTTGATCGAGTTGGTCAAGATCGGCCGTGGCGTCTTGTCGGAGCAGATGAAGAATATCAATGACCCGGCCAAGGCCGACAAGGGTTTTACCGGCGATTACATGTCCAGCCAGGTCGTGGAACGGTTTAAGAAATCGACCAAACTCGATCTGCGGATTCCCAACGTCGTGCCGCAAGCGAATCTCTATCTCGCCTTAGTCCAAGCGGAGAAGGAAGTGGTGGACGAAGCCCAGCCGATCATCAACAAGCCAGGGATTTCTTTCAAGGGATTCATCCCTGCCGTGTTTGCCAGGAGAGTTGGAGAGCAGTTTTACAAGAAGTCCGGTGTCCGTATGAAGCTCACGGGAATCGATTATCGAAATGCCAATAATAAGCCGGATGACTTTGAGTCGGAAGTCTTGCGGATGTTCAACGATCCGCGTCACCCCAAGGGACAATCCTATGTCCGGAATACGATGGTGGATGGCAAGCCGGTACTTCGCATGATGGACCCGGAATATGCCGGTCCGACCTGCCTGGGTTGTCATGGTTCACCGAAAGGCGAGCGCGATGTGACCGGCATGAAGAAAGAGGGATGGAAAGAAGGGGAGTTAGCCGGGGCGATCAGCGTGGTGCTGCCGCTGAAATAG
- a CDS encoding chemotaxis protein CheW translates to MPHVMTVDSSRPAPGTSSSGAGPGHSSGSATIRAAIISMGGELFTIDLRSVREVFVVESITPVPGMPSGLVGVTNLRGTVIPLLDLRMMFSLNAEATLQYAVVVKHGNWQVGVLVDTVPEIRTLSKDQFMPAPTGTGEAEFPFVSTVVKLEDRLRGVLETAAVLSHFESAG, encoded by the coding sequence ATGCCGCATGTCATGACCGTGGATTCCAGCAGGCCAGCGCCTGGCACGTCAAGCTCAGGAGCCGGCCCTGGTCATTCGTCTGGATCGGCGACCATTCGTGCCGCCATCATCTCCATGGGAGGGGAACTCTTCACGATCGACCTACGAAGCGTACGCGAAGTGTTTGTCGTGGAATCCATCACACCGGTTCCCGGGATGCCATCCGGCTTGGTGGGAGTCACGAACCTGCGCGGAACGGTCATTCCGTTGCTCGACCTGCGGATGATGTTTTCGCTCAACGCAGAAGCCACACTGCAATATGCCGTCGTCGTGAAACATGGGAATTGGCAAGTGGGTGTATTGGTCGATACGGTGCCAGAAATCCGCACCCTCTCAAAGGACCAATTCATGCCGGCCCCAACCGGCACGGGGGAGGCCGAATTTCCCTTTGTGTCGACGGTAGTCAAACTCGAGGACCGGTTACGGGGCGTGTTAGAAACGGCAGCGGTGCTCTCGCATTTCGAGAGCGCGGGATAA
- a CDS encoding adenosylcobinamide amidohydrolase, with the protein MKISNSGGMQTAFRVSRKTLIVDLGGLRTVLSSAPKAGGLTRARYILNHQVAANSMVKGDRDKNVRCADPARTLSQLALSLDIRDPFVGLMTAVSLADLVTVRVSHDEMWVEGFVTVGTSNAVRAGEPVILGRRMNSQTQAGTINLILVTNARLSGSAMVGMVQVATEAKTAALLQANVKSWTGRSGATGTGTDAVVVVSGNGSRQRYSGTHTLLGELVGRVIGSAVTEGLARYVRWHARRSPHSPGEKL; encoded by the coding sequence ATGAAGATATCGAACTCAGGCGGGATGCAGACCGCCTTTAGGGTCAGCCGAAAGACGCTTATCGTCGATCTTGGGGGCCTGCGAACCGTTCTGTCCTCTGCTCCCAAGGCCGGTGGGCTCACGCGAGCCAGGTATATCTTGAACCATCAAGTCGCAGCCAATTCGATGGTAAAGGGTGATCGTGACAAGAATGTGCGATGTGCTGATCCTGCGAGAACGTTGAGTCAGCTCGCCCTCTCGCTTGATATTCGCGACCCATTCGTCGGTCTGATGACGGCTGTTTCGCTTGCGGACTTGGTCACGGTGCGGGTGTCCCATGATGAAATGTGGGTTGAAGGATTTGTCACGGTAGGAACGTCGAATGCCGTGCGAGCAGGAGAACCGGTGATCTTGGGACGACGGATGAACAGTCAGACACAAGCCGGGACGATCAACTTGATTCTTGTGACCAATGCTCGTTTGTCTGGTTCCGCAATGGTCGGGATGGTACAAGTCGCCACTGAAGCCAAGACCGCCGCCCTGTTGCAGGCGAATGTGAAAAGTTGGACCGGTCGCTCAGGGGCCACGGGAACGGGAACAGACGCGGTCGTGGTGGTAAGCGGGAATGGCTCTCGTCAGCGATATAGTGGGACTCACACTCTGCTCGGGGAACTCGTCGGGCGAGTGATTGGGTCGGCGGTCACAGAAGGGCTGGCCCGCTATGTACGTTGGCATGCCCGACGTTCCCCGCACAGCCCGGGGGAAAAACTATGA
- a CDS encoding methyl-accepting chemotaxis protein, which yields MVRPTVLQRFEDLKTQTKLLTAFGVVSVIIVIMSSLGVWTNKRISQQTDAIYVDYTVPLIDFNTMLFNLNKYHETLQDLARAPRATDFKVDVAKIGPYRQQIDQLIAKYEATSLRTSSSGRDEAKDLVQLKGAIATFFQQSEAGVAAIAESFESKSLSPGQAQQMRELGQLALTVSIAPAFDEVSSRHSEQIKTMQEIAKDLSNEAKSLAANATLALVIGGALAVLLGLSIGYWVAHKLALGIGQVAHVAQLAASGNYQARAKITSKDELGQMAASFNAMLDRITALVTSESERDDMQKRLMSFLVLVSDVGKGDLTKRGEVTADMFGNLADGFNLMVTRFGQLLKQVREAAERVNKSAGTLRESAGQMAGTAKHQADESTKTLGAVEQLATSMRQVAETAGASSESAKQVLQATERGRVAVEETVQDMHSIRSAVQRMSKQVKALGDRSLEISQIVSTIRDIANQTNLLALNAAIEAAGAGEAGARFAVVADQVRKLAESSTQATREIADLVKVIQTETQDAVVAMEQETQAVEAGSASALRTGEVFNEISGIAQRSSELAQTIASAAVTQTASTDQVGRSIKDFSGGAAATQKVTDSARVTVEDMAKLAEGLTSSVAQFKLV from the coding sequence ATGGTGAGGCCTACTGTACTGCAACGGTTTGAAGACTTAAAAACACAAACGAAACTCCTGACGGCCTTCGGCGTCGTCAGCGTCATCATCGTGATCATGAGCTCGTTGGGTGTGTGGACCAATAAACGCATCAGCCAACAGACTGACGCAATCTACGTCGATTACACCGTTCCACTGATCGACTTCAATACGATGTTGTTCAATCTCAATAAGTATCATGAGACGCTCCAGGACCTGGCTCGAGCGCCTCGCGCCACGGATTTTAAAGTCGACGTCGCCAAGATCGGGCCGTATCGACAACAGATCGATCAGTTGATTGCCAAATACGAGGCGACAAGTTTACGTACCTCGAGTTCCGGTCGTGATGAAGCCAAGGACCTTGTTCAGCTCAAAGGCGCGATTGCCACATTCTTTCAACAGTCGGAGGCTGGGGTCGCCGCCATTGCTGAAAGTTTTGAGTCGAAGTCATTGTCGCCTGGACAGGCACAACAGATGAGAGAATTGGGACAGCTTGCCTTGACGGTGAGTATTGCACCGGCCTTCGATGAAGTCAGCAGCCGCCACTCAGAACAGATTAAGACGATGCAAGAGATTGCCAAGGATCTTAGTAATGAGGCGAAGTCGCTTGCGGCAAATGCCACCCTCGCGTTGGTGATCGGCGGAGCGCTCGCGGTGCTGTTGGGATTATCGATCGGTTACTGGGTGGCGCATAAACTGGCGCTGGGTATTGGACAGGTTGCGCACGTCGCACAGTTGGCGGCAAGTGGTAACTACCAAGCTCGCGCCAAGATCACGTCAAAGGACGAACTCGGACAGATGGCCGCGTCGTTCAATGCCATGTTGGATCGTATTACGGCCCTCGTGACGTCGGAGTCCGAGCGCGACGACATGCAAAAACGGTTGATGAGCTTTCTGGTCTTGGTCTCGGACGTCGGTAAAGGAGATTTGACGAAACGCGGTGAGGTGACGGCAGATATGTTCGGCAACCTTGCGGACGGATTCAACCTCATGGTGACCCGGTTCGGACAGTTGTTGAAGCAGGTTCGAGAGGCTGCCGAACGCGTCAACAAATCAGCCGGGACCCTTCGGGAAAGCGCAGGACAGATGGCTGGAACCGCGAAGCATCAGGCGGACGAATCCACCAAGACGTTAGGCGCGGTCGAACAATTGGCCACTTCCATGCGTCAGGTTGCAGAAACCGCCGGTGCCTCTTCGGAATCGGCGAAGCAAGTGTTGCAAGCGACAGAACGTGGACGAGTGGCCGTGGAAGAAACCGTGCAGGACATGCACAGCATTCGTTCAGCCGTGCAACGTATGTCGAAGCAGGTCAAAGCGCTGGGCGACCGGTCCTTGGAAATTTCACAGATCGTGTCGACGATTCGGGATATTGCCAATCAGACGAACTTGCTCGCGTTGAACGCCGCCATCGAGGCGGCCGGCGCCGGTGAAGCCGGAGCTCGATTCGCCGTCGTTGCCGATCAGGTCAGAAAACTGGCCGAAAGTTCGACGCAAGCGACGCGCGAAATCGCCGATCTTGTGAAGGTGATTCAGACGGAAACGCAAGACGCGGTGGTCGCGATGGAGCAGGAAACACAGGCGGTGGAAGCCGGGTCGGCCTCTGCGCTACGTACCGGTGAAGTGTTCAACGAAATTTCAGGAATTGCCCAACGTTCGTCGGAGTTGGCACAGACCATCGCCAGCGCGGCGGTCACCCAGACCGCGTCGACGGATCAGGTGGGTCGCTCGATTAAGGACTTCTCCGGCGGTGCCGCGGCGACGCAAAAAGTGACGGACTCTGCGCGCGTGACCGTCGAAGATATGGCGAAGCTCGCCGAAGGGCTGACGTCTTCCGTCGCCCAGTTTAAATTGGTCTAG